A stretch of Ipomoea triloba cultivar NCNSP0323 chromosome 11, ASM357664v1 DNA encodes these proteins:
- the LOC115996131 gene encoding late blight resistance protein R1-A-like, whose protein sequence is MASFALISLRKHLKEQRYLIVMDDIWSSTAWDSVQRCFPDDNNGSRILLTSRLKEVAEYASSDIVKKCNGLPLAITVIASLLSKIEAAVDKWNNVTENVSRYVIGDSNDACSKILYLSYNQLPHHLKACFLYFGVFQEDYEMPVKKLVRLWAAEGFLRTEENRNMEEVAMECLQDLVDRSLIFVSKQSYNEKMKTIRIHDLLRDLCLREVRHENLLNVIEDEKFPFYKLEELIIKHWGYHIHIPCCDIPWATGFLPNLKKLKFSWTNLSWSDMTVIGILPNLEVLKLIHAIHSKDNMWEPSKEGFRQLKRLVIEDRYLERWNVVGDNFSVLECLELRNCYSLQEIPSGFADITTLALIKLNRCLDSVLASPKLIQEEQYNYYGNALLVCSENIMAVAADSTLGCFCINPYGIYDMH, encoded by the exons atggcatcttttgcacttatcagtcTGCGTAAACACTTGAAGGAGCAGAGATATTTGATAGTGATGGATGATATATGGAGCTCTACTGCTTGGGATAGTGTGCAAAGATGCTTTCCAGATGATAATAATGGAAGCCGTATACTATTGACTTCTCGGCTCAAGGAGGTGGCTGAATATGCAAGTTCAG ACATAGTGAAGAAATGTAACGGATTACCTCTAGCTATTACTGTAATAGCTAGTCTTCTCTCCAAGATAGAGGCGGCAGTGGATAAGTGGAATAATGTTACAGAAAATGTGAGTAGATATGTAATTGGTGATTCTAATGATGCATGttccaaaatattatatttgagttACAACCAATTACCCCACCACTTAAAAGCttgttttctatattttggagtTTTTCAAGAAGACTATGAGATGCCTGTGAAGAAGTTGGTTAGGTTGTGGGCGGCAGAGGGATTTTTGAGGACAGAGGAGAATCGAAATATGGAGGAAGTAGCCATGGAATGCTTGCAAGACCTTGTTGATAGAAGTCTTATTTTTGTTAGCAAACAGAGTTACAATGAAAAAATGAAGACAATAAGAATACATGACCTGTTGCGTGATTTGTGTTTGAGAGAAGTTCGACATGAAAATCTCTTGAATGTCATTGAAGATGagaaatttccattttacaaG CTTGAGGAGCTAATCATCAAACATTGGGGTTATCACATCCATATTCCATGTTGTGACATTCCTTGGGCAACTGGTTTTCTACCAAATCTTAAGAAGCTCAAATTCTCCTGGACTAATTTGTCATGGAGTGATATGACGGTTATTGGAATATTGCCGAATTTAGAGGTTCTAAAACTGATACATGCTATTCATAGCAAAGACAACATGTGGGAGCCATCTAAGGAAGGGTTCCGTCAATTGAAAAGATTGGTAATTGAAGATAGATATTTGGAACGTTGGAACGTTGTGGGTGACAATTTCTCTGTGCTAGAATGTTTAGAGTTACGCAATTGCTATTCTTTGCAAGAGATTCCTAGTGGTTTTGCGGATATCACCACATTAGCACTGATTAAGTTAAATAGGTGTCTGGATTCCGTTCTGGCTTCACCAAAGTTGATTCAAGAGGAGCAATACAACTACTATGGAAATGCCCTTCTTGTTTGTTCAGAAAACATTATG GCAG TTGCAGCAGATAGCACTTTGGGCTGTTTCTGTATAAATCCTTATGGGATTTATGATATGCACTGA
- the LOC115995791 gene encoding putative late blight resistance protein homolog R1A-10 isoform X1, which produces MAYAAVTSLKGTLHLHFLQSQPCLPLIYKRKVVSLLRNNLGFLLEIVYALHKNLGFLQEILEKSEIAYDYDNSAMKRLEAEMRDVAFKAEERIEMELSNIYLQSSSIEEVCLLKLHGILNEAVKQTDYLKKKLIKIQSKHQFAKGPSILGRMRQRGLLHGSTSSQSADPHRQNITVSKFSKSASNFDSRMVGCDKEFKTILDKLTQQSAKQLQVVSIIGMGGIGKTTLAEKLYNDSLITSYFDKRAWATVSQEYNVERMVRCLLSCVTTGASRDGEDQLAESLYKCLKGPRYLIVIDDIWNTTAWDSVQRCFPNDNNGSRILLTSRLKEVAEYASSGNSIINMSFLNANKSWNLFCNVLGQTEFLSVFEQIGRDIVKKCNGLPLAIIVVASLLSKTEVTVEKWNSVAENVSRYVIGDSNDACSKILYLSYNQLPHRLKACFLYFGVFPEDYEIHVKKLVRLWGAEGFLRAVDHRYMEEVAMECLQDLVDRSLVFVSKQSYNGKMKAIRIHDMLRELCLREARHENLLTVIGYEKLPFFKKKISSCWIRATSDLLPLTKCFHKSHSLHSPYSYYSGSVETLFSHFKLLRVVDIVCIFYFGYGQLNTLANLVHLRYLALRNLINTPVKYFDLELFEHYNMQSFILRGAADTFDFFVASGIWKMPLLRNFCIQGIGSLGTSSIVHRNLESISWLDSMLCTKDLFTRIPNLKKLGIYGGYDKNNLDCFYNFVHLRQLEELSIRAWWNLNHIPCSGIQWATSFLPKLKKLKFFDTKLQWSDMRLFGMLPNLQVLKLINSIASEDRMWEPSEEGFRQLKRLVIEDVFFERWNDVGDNFSVLECLELRNCYSLQEIPSGFANITTLVLIQLKSCLDSVLTSAKLIQIQEEQYNNYGNAVLVCSENIRVSFCPSNICETCKNKEQEWDEEEER; this is translated from the exons ATGGCTTATGCTGCAGTAACTTCGCTTAAAGGAACACTCCATCTACACTTTTTGCAATCACAACCATGCCTGCCTCTTATATATAAACGAAAGGTGGTCTCTCTCCTTAGAAATAATCTTGGTTTCTTACTAGAGATAGTTTATGCTCTCCATAAAAATCTTGGTTTCCTCCAAGAGATTCTTGAGAAATCTGAGATCGCCTATGACTATGATAATTCGGCGATGAAACGTTTAGAGGCAGAGATGAGAGATGTAGCGTTCAAAGCCGAAGAAAGGATTGAGATGGAGTTGAGTAACATATACCTTCAGTCAAGCAGTATAGAGGAGGTTTGCCTCCTCAAGCTTCATGGAATCTTGAATGAAGCTGTAAAACAGACTGATTACCTGAAGAAAAAGTTGATTAAGATTCAAAGTAAACACCAGTTTGCAAAGGGTCCATCAATCCTTGGTCGGATGCGACAAAGAGGACTACTCCATGGTTCAACATCATCGCAGTCTGCTGATCCACACCGCCAGAATATTACTGTCAGTAAATTTTCCAAAAGCGCTTCAAACTTTGACAGTAGAATGGTTGGATGCGACAAGGAATTCAAGACGATATTGGATAAGCTCACTCAACAATCAGCCAAGCAGCTCCAAGTTGTATCAATCATTGGCATGGGAGGAATAGGCAAGACCACTTTAGCTGAGAAACTCTATAATGATTCCCTAATTACTTCTTATTTTGACAAGCGAGCATGGGCTACTGTCTCCCAAGAGTATAACGTAGAACGAATGGTCCGATGTCTTCTTAGTTGTGTTACAACTGGAGCATCAAGAGATGGCGAAGACCAATTAGCAGAAAGTCTGTATAAATGTTTGAAGGGTCCAAGATATTTGATTGTGATCGATGATATATGGAACACTACAGCTTGGGATAGTGTGCAAAGATGCTTTCCAAATGATAATAATGGAAGCCGTATATTATTGACTTCTCGACTCAAAGAGGTAGCTGAATATGCAAGTTCAGGTAACTCTATTATTAACATGTCTTTCTTAAATGCCAATAAAAGTTGGAATCTCTTCTGCAATGTGCTTGGTCAAACAGAATTTCTATCCGTGTTTGAACAAATTGGTAGGGACATAGTGAAAAAATGTAATGGATTACCTCTAGCTATTATTGTAGTAGCTAGTCTTCTCTCCAAGACAGAGGTGACAGTGGAGAAGTGGAATAGTGTTGCTGAAAATGTGAGTAGATATGTAATTGGTGATTCTAATGATGCATGTTCCAAAATACTATATTTGAGCTACAACCAATTACCACACCGCTTAAAAgcttgttttttatattttggagTTTTCCCTGAAGACTATGAGATCCATGTGAAGAAATTGGTTAGATTGTGGGGGGCAGAGGGATTTTTGAGGGCAGTGGACCATCGATATATGGAGGAAGTGGCCATGGAATGCTTGCAAGATCTTGTTGATAGAAGTCTTGTTTTTGTTAGCAAACAAAGCTACAATGGGAAAATGAAGGCAATAAGAATACATGACATGTTGCGAGAATTGTGCTTAAGAGAAGCTCGACATGAAAATCTCTTGACTGTCATTGGATATGAAAAACTTCCATTTTTCAAGAAGAAAATCTCTTCTTGTTGGATAAGAGCAACATCAGATCTACTTCCATTGACAAAGTGCTTTCACAAATCACATTCCTTACACTCTCCCTACTCTTATTATTCTGGAAGTGTGGAAACTCTATTTTCACACTTCAAACTACTAAGAGTAGTAGACATAGTATGTATATTTTACTTTGGATATGGGCAACTAAATACGCTTGCAAATCTTGTTCATCTGAGATACTTAGCTTTGAGGAATTTAATAAATACTCCCGtcaaatattttgatttagagCTCTTTGAGCATTATAATATGCAAAGCTTTATTCTTCGTGGAGCTGCTGATACATTCGATTTCTTTGTGGCATCTGGAATTTGGAAAATGCCACTATTAAGGAATTTTTGCATTCAAGGGATTGGTTCATTAGGAACTTCATCAATTGTTCATAGAAACTTAGAGAGTATATCATGGTTGGATTCTATGCTCTGTACAAAGGATTTGTTTACAAGGATTccgaatttaaaaaaattgggaatttATGGTGGATACGATAAAAACAATCTAGattgtttttataattttgtgcaCTTGAGGCAGCTTGAGGAGCTAAGCATAAGAGCTTGGTGGAATCTTAACCATATTCCATGTAGCGGCATTCAATGGGCAACTAGTTTTCTACCAAAACTTAAGAAACTCAAATTCTTCGATACTAAGTTGCAATGGAGTGATATGAGGCTTTTTGGCATGTTACCAAATCTACAGGTTCTAAAGCTGATAAATTCTATTGCTAGCGAAGACAGAATGTGGGAGCCATCTGAGGAAGGGTTCCGTCAATTGAAAAGATTGGTAATTGAAGATGTATTCTTTGAACGTTGGAATGACGTGGGTGACAATTTCTCTGTGCTAGAATGTTTAGAGTTACGTAATTGCTATTCTTTGCAAGAGATTCCTAGTGGGTTTGCGAATATTACCACACTAGTGCTGATTCAATTAAAGAGCTGTTTGGATTCCGTTCTGACTTCGGCAAAGTTGATTCAAATTCAAGAAGAGCAATACAACAACTATGGAAATGCCGTCCTTGTTTGTTCAGAAAATATTAGGGTCTCTTTCTGTCCCTCTAATATAT GCGAAACGTGTAAAAACAAAGAGCAAGAATGGGATGAGGAGGAAGAGAGATGA
- the LOC115995791 gene encoding putative late blight resistance protein homolog R1A-10 isoform X2, producing the protein MAYAAVTSLKGTLHLHFLQSQPCLPLIYKRKVVSLLRNNLGFLLEIVYALHKNLGFLQEILEKSEIAYDYDNSAMKRLEAEMRDVAFKAEERIEMELSNIYLQSSSIEEVCLLKLHGILNEAVKQTDYLKKKLIKIQSKHQFAKGPSILGRMRQRGLLHGSTSSQSADPHRQNITVSKFSKSASNFDSRMVGCDKEFKTILDKLTQQSAKQLQVVSIIGMGGIGKTTLAEKLYNDSLITSYFDKRAWATVSQEYNVERMVRCLLSCVTTGASRDGEDQLAESLYKCLKGPRYLIVIDDIWNTTAWDSVQRCFPNDNNGSRILLTSRLKEVAEYASSGNSIINMSFLNANKSWNLFCNVLGQTEFLSVFEQIGRDIVKKCNGLPLAIIVVASLLSKTEVTVEKWNSVAENVSRYVIGDSNDACSKILYLSYNQLPHRLKACFLYFGVFPEDYEIHVKKLVRLWGAEGFLRAVDHRYMEEVAMECLQDLVDRSLVFVSKQSYNGKMKAIRIHDMLRELCLREARHENLLTVIGYEKLPFFKKKISSCWIRATSDLLPLTKCFHKSHSLHSPYSYYSGSVETLFSHFKLLRVVDIVCIFYFGYGQLNTLANLVHLRYLALRNLINTPVKYFDLELFEHYNMQSFILRGAADTFDFFVASGIWKMPLLRNFCIQGIGSLGTSSIVHRNLESISWLDSMLCTKDLFTRIPNLKKLGIYGGYDKNNLDCFYNFVHLRQLEELSIRAWWNLNHIPCSGIQWATSFLPKLKKLKFFDTKLQWSDMRLFGMLPNLQVLKLINSIASEDRMWEPSEEGFRQLKRLVIEDVFFERWNDVGDNFSVLECLELRNCYSLQEIPSGFANITTLVLIQLKSCLDSVLTSAKLIQIQEEQYNNYGNAVLVCSENIRAKRVKTKSKNGMRRKRDE; encoded by the exons ATGGCTTATGCTGCAGTAACTTCGCTTAAAGGAACACTCCATCTACACTTTTTGCAATCACAACCATGCCTGCCTCTTATATATAAACGAAAGGTGGTCTCTCTCCTTAGAAATAATCTTGGTTTCTTACTAGAGATAGTTTATGCTCTCCATAAAAATCTTGGTTTCCTCCAAGAGATTCTTGAGAAATCTGAGATCGCCTATGACTATGATAATTCGGCGATGAAACGTTTAGAGGCAGAGATGAGAGATGTAGCGTTCAAAGCCGAAGAAAGGATTGAGATGGAGTTGAGTAACATATACCTTCAGTCAAGCAGTATAGAGGAGGTTTGCCTCCTCAAGCTTCATGGAATCTTGAATGAAGCTGTAAAACAGACTGATTACCTGAAGAAAAAGTTGATTAAGATTCAAAGTAAACACCAGTTTGCAAAGGGTCCATCAATCCTTGGTCGGATGCGACAAAGAGGACTACTCCATGGTTCAACATCATCGCAGTCTGCTGATCCACACCGCCAGAATATTACTGTCAGTAAATTTTCCAAAAGCGCTTCAAACTTTGACAGTAGAATGGTTGGATGCGACAAGGAATTCAAGACGATATTGGATAAGCTCACTCAACAATCAGCCAAGCAGCTCCAAGTTGTATCAATCATTGGCATGGGAGGAATAGGCAAGACCACTTTAGCTGAGAAACTCTATAATGATTCCCTAATTACTTCTTATTTTGACAAGCGAGCATGGGCTACTGTCTCCCAAGAGTATAACGTAGAACGAATGGTCCGATGTCTTCTTAGTTGTGTTACAACTGGAGCATCAAGAGATGGCGAAGACCAATTAGCAGAAAGTCTGTATAAATGTTTGAAGGGTCCAAGATATTTGATTGTGATCGATGATATATGGAACACTACAGCTTGGGATAGTGTGCAAAGATGCTTTCCAAATGATAATAATGGAAGCCGTATATTATTGACTTCTCGACTCAAAGAGGTAGCTGAATATGCAAGTTCAGGTAACTCTATTATTAACATGTCTTTCTTAAATGCCAATAAAAGTTGGAATCTCTTCTGCAATGTGCTTGGTCAAACAGAATTTCTATCCGTGTTTGAACAAATTGGTAGGGACATAGTGAAAAAATGTAATGGATTACCTCTAGCTATTATTGTAGTAGCTAGTCTTCTCTCCAAGACAGAGGTGACAGTGGAGAAGTGGAATAGTGTTGCTGAAAATGTGAGTAGATATGTAATTGGTGATTCTAATGATGCATGTTCCAAAATACTATATTTGAGCTACAACCAATTACCACACCGCTTAAAAgcttgttttttatattttggagTTTTCCCTGAAGACTATGAGATCCATGTGAAGAAATTGGTTAGATTGTGGGGGGCAGAGGGATTTTTGAGGGCAGTGGACCATCGATATATGGAGGAAGTGGCCATGGAATGCTTGCAAGATCTTGTTGATAGAAGTCTTGTTTTTGTTAGCAAACAAAGCTACAATGGGAAAATGAAGGCAATAAGAATACATGACATGTTGCGAGAATTGTGCTTAAGAGAAGCTCGACATGAAAATCTCTTGACTGTCATTGGATATGAAAAACTTCCATTTTTCAAGAAGAAAATCTCTTCTTGTTGGATAAGAGCAACATCAGATCTACTTCCATTGACAAAGTGCTTTCACAAATCACATTCCTTACACTCTCCCTACTCTTATTATTCTGGAAGTGTGGAAACTCTATTTTCACACTTCAAACTACTAAGAGTAGTAGACATAGTATGTATATTTTACTTTGGATATGGGCAACTAAATACGCTTGCAAATCTTGTTCATCTGAGATACTTAGCTTTGAGGAATTTAATAAATACTCCCGtcaaatattttgatttagagCTCTTTGAGCATTATAATATGCAAAGCTTTATTCTTCGTGGAGCTGCTGATACATTCGATTTCTTTGTGGCATCTGGAATTTGGAAAATGCCACTATTAAGGAATTTTTGCATTCAAGGGATTGGTTCATTAGGAACTTCATCAATTGTTCATAGAAACTTAGAGAGTATATCATGGTTGGATTCTATGCTCTGTACAAAGGATTTGTTTACAAGGATTccgaatttaaaaaaattgggaatttATGGTGGATACGATAAAAACAATCTAGattgtttttataattttgtgcaCTTGAGGCAGCTTGAGGAGCTAAGCATAAGAGCTTGGTGGAATCTTAACCATATTCCATGTAGCGGCATTCAATGGGCAACTAGTTTTCTACCAAAACTTAAGAAACTCAAATTCTTCGATACTAAGTTGCAATGGAGTGATATGAGGCTTTTTGGCATGTTACCAAATCTACAGGTTCTAAAGCTGATAAATTCTATTGCTAGCGAAGACAGAATGTGGGAGCCATCTGAGGAAGGGTTCCGTCAATTGAAAAGATTGGTAATTGAAGATGTATTCTTTGAACGTTGGAATGACGTGGGTGACAATTTCTCTGTGCTAGAATGTTTAGAGTTACGTAATTGCTATTCTTTGCAAGAGATTCCTAGTGGGTTTGCGAATATTACCACACTAGTGCTGATTCAATTAAAGAGCTGTTTGGATTCCGTTCTGACTTCGGCAAAGTTGATTCAAATTCAAGAAGAGCAATACAACAACTATGGAAATGCCGTCCTTGTTTGTTCAGAAAATATTAGG GCGAAACGTGTAAAAACAAAGAGCAAGAATGGGATGAGGAGGAAGAGAGATGAATGA
- the LOC115996185 gene encoding putative late blight resistance protein homolog R1B-16, translated as MAYAAVTSLKGTLHLHFLQSQPRLPLMYKPKMVSLHRNLSFLQESREKSEMDYDDAGVMKDVEAEIRDAAFEAEERIEMELTNIYLEAKGWAKRVACLLRLHEIFIQAVKQTDYLKKKLINIQSEKQLAKGPSQSERMRQRGLLHGSTSSQPDLEHENNITVNKLSKNASIKFDSTMVGCNEEFKTIMDQLTRQSAKKLQVVSIVGMGGIGKTTLARKVYEDSSITLHFDKRAWVTVSHEYNLLQMLQCLVGCVSASSDKQSSNDTSELAASLRKHLMGQRYLIVMDDIWSKEAWDSVQRCFPDDNKGSHILLTSRYKEVVEYAGNSTINMSFLDVNESWNLFCNVFGQTKFVSVFEQISRKIVEKCNGLPLAIIVIASLLSKTEAAVEKWNNVAENVSRYVISDSNDACSRILYLSYNQLPHHLKACFLYFGVFPEDCEIHVKKLVRLWAAEGFLRAEDHRNMEEVAMKCLQDLVDRSLVFVSKQSYNGKMKTIRIHDLLRDLCLREARYENLVNEVDDKNHPVYKKKISCRWMGRTSVFTLHPSAECFYRSHSIHHPHVDYLGSVESLYSSFKLLRVVDIESMPSCEHGVIYALANLIHLRYLSLRSIMYSHCPTYFHLELFEHWNMQSFIVHGALDSFDAYGIWKMPLLRNFCIQRIDSLGSLSVVHRNLESISWLNSKLCTKDLFTMIPNLKKLGVCDRYDEKNQDCFYSFEHLEQLEELSIRGWYFNHIPCSDISWATSFLPNLKKLKFFLTSLAWNDMRLIGLLPNLEVLKLKHAIVKEDKIWETSEEGFRKLKRLVIEYEWLEHWSAESDHFPLLECLEICECKYLREIPSGFANITTLALIQLNRCSDSVLDSAKSIQEEQNSNYGNAFHVRSEMGVDKYRFVSSLKL; from the coding sequence ATGGCTTATGCAGCTGTAACTTCGCTTAAAGGAACACTCCATCTACACTTCTTGCAATCACAACCGCGCCTGCCTCTTATGTATAAACCAAAGATGGTCTCTCTCCATAGAAATCTTAGTTTCCTTCAAGAAAGTCGTGAGAAATCTGAGATGGACTATGATGATGCGGGGGTGATGAAAGATGTAGAGGCAGAGATCAGAGATGCAGCATTCGAAGCTGAAGAAAGGATTGAGATGGAGTTGACTAACATTTATCTAGAGGCAAAGGGTTGGGCGAAGCGTGTTGCTTGCCTCCTCAGGCTTCATGAAATCTTCATTCAAGCTGTAAAACAGACTGATTACCTCAAGAAGAAGTTGATTAACATTCAAAGTGAAAAGCAGCTTGCAAAGGGTCCATCACAAAGTGAAAGAATGCGACAAAGAGGACTACTCCATGGTTCAACATCATCACAGCCTGATCTAGAACACGAGAATAATATTACTGTGAATAAATTGTCCAAAAACGCTTCAATAAAGTTTGACAGTACAATGGTCGGATGCAACGAGGAGTTCAAGACGATAATGGATCAGCTCACCCGACAATCAGCAAAGAAGCTACAAGTTGTATCAATTGTAGGCATGGGCGGAATAGGCAAGACCACTTTAGCTCGCAAAGTTTATGAAGATTCATCTATCACTCTTCATTTTGACAAACGAGCATGGGTTACTGTATCTCATGAGTATAATCTGCTACAAATGCTCCAATGCCTTGTTGGTTGTGTTAGTGCATCAAGTGATAAACAAAGCAGCAATGACACAAGCGAATTAGCAGCAAGTCTGCGTAAACACTTGATGGGTCAAAGATATTTGATAGTGATGGATGACATATGGAGCAAAGAAGCTTGGGATAGTGTGCAAAGGTGCTTTCCAGATGATAATAAAGGAAGCCATATACTACTGACTTCTCGGTACAAGGAGGTGGTTGAATATGCAGGTAACTCTACCATTAATATGTCTTTCTTAGATGTCAATGAAAGTTGGAATCTCTTTTGCAATGTGTTTGGTCAAACAAAATTTGTTTCAGTGTTTGAGCAAATTAGTAGAAAGATAGTGGAGAAATGTAATGGATTACCTCTAGCTATTATTGTAATAGCTAGTCTTCTCTCCAAGACAGAGGCGGCAGTGGAGAAGTGGAATAATGTTGCAGAAAATGTGAGTAGATATGTAATTAGTGATTCTAATGATGCATGTTCCAGAATACTATATTTGAGTTACAACCAATTACCACACCACTTGAAAGCctgttttctatattttggagtTTTCCCCGAAGACTGTGAGATACATGTGAAGAAGTTGGTTAGGTTGTGGGCGGCAGAGGGATTTTTGAGGGCAGAGGACCATCGAAATATGGAGGAAGTGGCCATGAAATGCTTGCAAGATCTTGTTGATAGAAGTCTTGTTTTTGTTAGCAAACAGAGCTACAATGGTAAAATGAAGACAATAAGAATACATGACCTGTTGCGTGATTTGTGTTTGAGAGAAGCTCGATATGAAAATCTCGTGAATGAAGTTGATGATAAAAATCATCCAGTTTACAAGAAGAAAATCTCTTGTCGTTGGATGGGAAGAACATCCGTGTTTACTCTACATCCTTCTGCAGAGTGCTTTTACAGATCACATTCCATTCACCATCCTCATGTTGATTACCTTGGAAGCGTGGAAAGTCTATATTCAAGCTTCAAACTACTAAGAGTAGTAGACATAGAGAGTATGCCTTCCTGTGAACATGGTGTAATATATGCACTTGCAAATCTTATTCATTTGAGATACTTATCTTTGAGGTCTATAATGTATAGCCATTGCCCCACATATTTTCATTTGGAGCTCTTTGAGCATTGGAATATGCAAAGCTTTATTGTTCATGGAGCATTGGATTCCTTTGATGCATATGGAATTTGGAAAATGCCACTATTAAGGAATTTTTGCATTCAACGGATTGATTCATTAGGATCTTTGTCAGTTGTTCATAGAAACTTAGAGAGTATATCATGGTTGAATTCTAAGCTCTGTACAAAGGATTTGTTTACAATGATTccgaatttaaaaaaattgggagTTTGTGATAGATATGATGAAAAAAATCAAGATTGTTTTTATAGTTTTGAGCACCTGGAGCAGCTTGAGGAGCTAAGTATCAGAGGGTGGTATTTCAACCATATTCCATGTAGCGACATCTCATGGGCAACTAGTTTTCTACCAAATCTTAAGAAGCTCAAATTCTTCTTGACTAGTTTGGCATGGAATGATATGAGGCTTATTGGTTTGTTGCCGAATCTAGAGGTTCTAAAACTCAAACATGCTATTGTTAAGGAAGACAAAATATGGGAGACATCCGAGGAAGGGTTCCGTAAATTGAAAAGATTGGTAATTGAATATGAATGGTTGGAACATTGGAGTGCCGAGAGTGACCATTTCCCTCTGCTAGAATGTTTAGAGATATGTGAATGCAAGTATTTGCGAGAGATCCCTAGTGGTTTTGCCAATATCACCACACTAGCACTGATTCAGTTAAACAGGTGTTCGGATTCCGTTCTGGATTCCGCGAAGTCGATTCAAGAAGAGCAAAACAGCAACTATGGAAATGCCTTCCATGTTCGTTCGGAAATGGGTGTTGATAAATATAGATTTGTATCATCTTTGAAGTTATAA